A region from the Natronoarchaeum mannanilyticum genome encodes:
- a CDS encoding TIGR01548 family HAD-type hydrolase — MNDDPNSGPDADAVVLDIDGVLVDVADSYRRAIVESVEAVYGEAIPRTGIQQFKDAGGFNNDWELTYAAALYVLADREGYDADLAAFTDAIAERGGGLDAAEAEVREALDADAWALVEQRWDPERLRDVFQQLYLGSDLYRELEGREPDSETRGYIHDEPVLLDDETRRELVERYDVGVVTGRPAAEADIALERAGLDIPDEHRFTMDDWEEGKPHPKALTTLAERFDARSVVFVGDTLDDVRTAVNATEADPDREYRGVGVLTGGLTGEDGRRKYEDAGAAAVLASVNALPDWLE; from the coding sequence ATGAACGACGACCCGAACAGCGGTCCTGACGCGGACGCGGTCGTCCTCGACATCGACGGCGTGCTGGTCGACGTCGCGGACTCGTACCGCCGCGCGATCGTGGAGTCGGTCGAGGCGGTGTACGGCGAGGCGATCCCCAGGACCGGGATCCAGCAGTTCAAGGACGCCGGCGGATTCAACAACGACTGGGAGCTCACGTACGCCGCGGCGCTGTACGTGCTGGCCGACCGCGAGGGCTACGACGCCGACCTCGCGGCGTTCACCGACGCGATCGCCGAGCGCGGCGGCGGCCTCGACGCCGCGGAAGCCGAGGTCCGCGAGGCGCTCGACGCCGACGCCTGGGCGCTCGTCGAGCAGCGCTGGGACCCCGAGCGCCTGCGCGACGTGTTCCAGCAGCTCTACCTCGGGAGCGATCTGTACCGCGAGCTCGAAGGCCGGGAGCCCGACTCCGAGACGCGAGGGTACATCCACGACGAGCCGGTGTTGCTCGACGACGAAACCCGCCGAGAGCTCGTCGAGCGGTACGACGTCGGCGTCGTCACCGGCCGCCCCGCGGCGGAGGCCGACATCGCCCTCGAACGGGCGGGCCTCGACATCCCGGACGAGCACCGCTTCACGATGGACGACTGGGAGGAGGGCAAGCCCCACCCGAAGGCGCTGACGACGCTGGCCGAGCGGTTCGACGCCCGGTCGGTCGTGTTCGTCGGCGACACGCTGGATGACGTGCGGACCGCGGTCAACGCCACCGAGGCCGATCCCGACCGCGAGTACCGCGGCGTCGGCGTCCTGACCGGCGGGCTCACAGGTGAAGACGGCCGGCGAAAGTACGAGGATGCCGGCGCCGCCGCTGTGCTGGCGTCGGTCAACGCGCTCCCCGACTGGTTGGAGTAA